The Urbifossiella limnaea nucleotide sequence AGTACCCCGGCGACTTCCTGCAGTTCGTCGAGATGTACTCGTTCGCCAAGCCGCGGCACGTGTCGGAGGTGGCGCACCTGATGCCGAAGCCGGTGACCATCTTCAACCCGGTGGTCCGGCTCAAGGCCGACATGAGCAACCCAGACGTGAGCGAGATGCGGATCCCGCACCACTTCACGAACATCCAGCACTCTCTGCAGACGGCCCGCCGCTTCCTCGCCGCACAGGACACTCCGAACCGGCAGGTCGTGCTCATCACCGACGGCCTACCGACGGCGCACTTCGAGGGGAGCACGCTGTTCCTACTGTACCCCCCGGACCCGCGGACAGAAGAAGCTACGATGCGTGAGGCGCTGCTGTGCCAGCGCGAAGGGATCACGATCAACATCTTTCTGCTGCAGGTGTGGAACCAGAGCCGCGAGGACTTGCAGTTCGCCTACCGGCTCGCCGAGACGACGAAGGGCCGCGTGATCTTCACCGCGGGGAAGGATTTGGACCGCTACGTTATCTGGGACTACATCCAGCGGCGCAAGCAGATCGTGTCTTGAAACGAAACCGGCCGGAGGGATTCCCCCCGGCCGGATTTACGTGACTGGCCGGCTCAGGCGGTCGCGCGTCGGTCGGCGAGCACGAGTGCAACCCCGGCGACGGCCGCGACGACGCCGACGATCGGGTTCAGAATGATGGTGTGTGGCTTCTGCACGTCGATCTGAAGCGGGCCGGCGTCGACGACACGCTCGGTGGTGAAGAAGGTGAAGCCGCCCACCGCGAGGGCGACGACACCCATGACGATCAGCAGGATGCCGATTATTGACAAGGCGCGCATGGGGAACTCCAGGCCGGGTAGGTTTGTCCCGGGGCAGCAACTCCGCCCCTGCACCTATCTCTGCAAACCAGGTGCCACTTCGCGGCGCCTGCGCCTCTACCCGCCGAATCGCTCGGCTGTCGAGTCCGCTGCGTCCCGTAGCCCTTCTGCCTCCGCCCGAAGTTGTTCCTGCTCCTCGAACGTGTCGCCGTCCATCACCGTGTTGTCGATGTACACCGCCTTCCCCGCCCCGTTGTACCCCGGCCCGAGCACATCGAGCACTGTCGGCCGGGTCTGCGGCGTGTGCGGCGGGCGGAAGTAGCCCTCCACCACGACCGCCTCGTCGCGGTACTCCGGGTACCCCATCAGCAGGTCGTGCAGCTTCCGGAGTCGGTAGTGCGGGATGGTCGCGTACAGGTGGTGTGGCAGGTGGTAATCCTGGCCCATCGGGAAGACGGCAAAGCGGATCGCCGGGGCGACCAGGAACGTCCGCGTGTTCGTCAGCCAGCCGCGGCCGCCGTTGCCGTGCTGCACGATCTGGCGGAGGATCATGAAGAACGCGAACGACGTGAAGAGAGGCACCAGCCACAGCAGCGCGTAGTAGCCGACGTAGGGCGAGCCGGTCACCTTCTGGGCGAACGTCAGCCCGGCGAACACAGCGGTGATGAACCCCACCCGCAGGATCGACGTGTAGCGGGCGTGAATGACCGGGTGGAGCCGGCTCTGGTGGTACTTGTCGTTCGGCAGCTTCAGGAACACCACGCTCACCACGGCCCACATCGCGGAGGGCACGGCGAGCAGCAGCCACGGCTCGTCCGCCAGGAAGAACAGGCCGGCGAGCGTTCCCACCAGAGCCAGCAGGTACACCACGCCGACGCGGACGGCCCCCTTGCTCGGCTTCTTTCCCTTGAACAGGTACGGGTTCGAGTCGGCGCCGGTGGCGTTGTAGCGTGCCCGTACCCGCATGAAGCGGATCAGCCGGAACGGCCACAATTGCCGGAGCAGGGCGCGGATGGCCTCTGGCCGCTCCACCGGGAAGTCGAGCCAGTGGCCGCTGGTCTTCAGCTGCGACACGTCCGGGTCGCGCTCGGGGTCGTTGACGAACTGGTGGTGCGCGAGGTGCTGCAACCGGTAGTGGTAGATGCTGCTGAACAGCGGGAACATCGTCAGCAGGTCGGTCGCCAGGTCGTTCAGATAGCGGCCGCGGAACAGGATGTGGTGCGAGCCCTCGTGCGCCAGCCCGGTCAATTGGTGCTGCCCGGCGCCGACCAGCACGATCGCCAGCAGCGCGACGGGGACGTTGAGCAGCCAGTGGAGCCCGAGCGCCTCGCGGCTCTCGAAGAACCACACGGCGCCACCGAGCACCACCGCGAGGTAGAAGTAACTGCGCGCGAGGTAGAACCAGTTGGTCAGGTTGTCGGTCCGCCGCAAGTCCTGGAGCGCGGCCTTGAGGGCCGTGTCGTTCAGGGACTTCGGCGGCGCGTCGGCGAGGCTCATGAGGGGGTCCCGGCGGCGTACAGCTTCTTGACCTTGCGGGCGATCAACCAGTTCGTCAGGCGTGGAAAGTAGCGGTTGAACCGCAGCAATCGCCGCGCCTCGGAGCCGAGCACCGTCTCCGTCTTGTTCGCGCGGATCGCAGCGACGATGCCCGCGGCCACTTCCTCCGGCTTCAACCCGTCGGTGAAGCGCAGGTCGGCCTTCCCGTCCACACGAATCCAGTTCTTGTCGAAGCCGCTGTCCGTCATCCCGGGCACCACGGTCAGCGTGTCCACCCCGAACCGGGCGAACTCGCCGCGCCAGGCCTCGGACATGCCGACTAGTGCGAACTTACTCGCCGAATACTCCGGCCACGCCGGCATCCCCTTCCGCCCGCACATCGACGTGACGTTCACCACGCACGGCTGCACGCCGTTCTCCAGGTGCGGCAGCGCCACCCGCGTGAGTTCGACGGGGCCGAAGAAGTTCGTTTCCATCACGCGGCGGGCGATGTCCTCCGTCGAGGTGGCGAAGTGACCCCAGCTGCCGATGCCGGCGTTGTTCACCAGGATGTCGAGCCCGCCGAACGCGGTCACGGCGGTTTCTACGAGCCGGCGGCGGTCGTCTGCGTTCGTGATGTCGGTGGGGACGACGACGTACTCGGCCGCGGGTAGTTCCCGAACAAGCGCGTCGAGGGTGTCGCGACTCCGGGAGGCCAGTGCGACACGGCAGCCGGCCACAGCCAACGCTGCGGCGGTGGCGCGGCCGATGCCACCGGACGCCCCCGTCAGGATCACCCGCTTGCCGGTCAAATCGCGCGTCATGGTGCGGCCCCGCCTCGGTCCTCCCAGTTTACCGGGTGCGACGGTCTGAGGGGCGCAGTCTAGGGGGCGGGGAAAGGGACCAGCGTATGAGTCGGGCGGTACGGTTTGCGTCACCGGAAAAATCGGAACACTTCTGATGATCCGCTTGCGGCATCGCGCACGCCAGCGTAAAGCCGCAAGCGGCAGCGGAAACAAAGTGCCCTTCCCCCGACCGATCGAATCCGCTTACCATCCCCGACCCTGCGCCCCACCCCTGCCGGACGCGCCCCGATGCGGTGGCTCCTGATCGGCTACATGTTCCTGTTCATCGACCGGCCGTTCGAGGTCTGGCCGTGGCTCGGCGACCTGCACGTCGAGCGGGTGTACATGCTGTTTACCCTCGCCGTCTGGGCCGCGTACCCCGGCAAGCGCTGGCTCCCGAACGCGCAGCATGCGGCCTACGCCCTGTTCGCCAGCGGCGTCGTCACCGCCTGGGCGCTCAGCCCGTGGGCCGACAAGGGGCTACCCACCGTCGAGGACTGGTTCAAGATCGTCGTCTTCTACGTCCTGCTGGTCACCACCGTCCACGACGAGAAGGGTCTGAAGCACATTGCCGTCGGCTTCCTGATGGTGATGGGGCTGTACCTGTTGCACTCCTTCCGCGAGTACCTCGGCGGCCGGCACACGTACCGCATGGGTATCGCCCGCATGGTCGGCGTGGACACCACGCTCGGCGACCCGAACAGCTTCGGCGCCAGCATCATCTACGCGTTGCCGATCGTGGCGGCGGCGTGGCAGTCGAACCTCGGCGGCCGGCTCGGCAAATTCACGATCGCGGGTTATGTCGGCCTGTCGAGCATGTGCATCCTGCTCACCGGCTCGCGCGGCTCGCTGCTGGGGCTGTGCGTGTGGTTCGCCGTCATTGTGTGGGGCACCCGCTACCGGGCGCGGGCGGCGCTCGCGCTCGTCGTCGCGGCCCCGCTGGCGTTCGTGGCGCTGCCGGACTCGTTGCAGAACCGCTTCGAGACGATCATCAACCCGGAGGTCGGCCCGGCCAACGCCCGCGAGTCCGGCCAGGGGCGCATCGAAGGGTTCTTCACCGGTCTGAATCTGTGGGCGAACAGCCCCCTCAGCGGCGTCGGCCCTGGCGTGTGGCGGGCGGCGACGGGGAGCAAGATCGAATCACACAACCTGTACGGCCAACTCGTCGGCGAGACCGGCACCGCGGGGCTGATCGGCTTCGTGGCTGTCGTTGTATGTTTCTGGTTGAACCTGCGGGCGGTGAAGCGGATGAAGGCTTCGCTGCCGCCGGAGCAGCACAACGACCTGATCTTCACGCTGCCGCGGGCGGTGGGAGTAGCGCTATTCCTGCTTCTGCTCATGGGGGCGGTGGGACACAACCTGTTCCGCTTCACCTGGCTGTGGTTCGGCGGCTTCCTCATCATCGCCCGCCACTGTGCCGCACGTCGCGTCGCGGCATATCTGGCTGAAGGCGTGTCGGAGGCAGAAGCCGAGCCGGTGGCCGAGGGGTGGGTGGTTCACCCGGCACACGCGAGTTGACCCGCGAGCGGGGCTTCGTCACGAGCGCTTGCCTCTGCCACTTGGTTCGGCAACAATACGGTTGTTTGTTGTTCCGCGCAGGGGCCCGCCGTGACCAACCGCCGCAGGGTGTTCGGCTGCTCCGCTGCCTTTTTCGTCGCCGTCATGCTCGTCTCGTCTGCCCAGGCCCAGCCTCAACCCTTTCCGGGTCAGCGTGACCCCCGCGACCCGTCCACCGACGAGGTGAAGCGGCGACTTGAAGCGTTCCTCAACCGCGACCGCGCGGGCGGCGCCGGGGTCCAACCGTTCCCGAACGCCGTCACGCCGGAGCAAATGCAGCGGATCGCGGAACTTGCCAAGCAACTTGGCTTGAACCCCGGCGGCAACGGGAAGCTGACTCCGGATCAGATGAAGCAACTCGGCGAGAGGCTGAAGAACGACCCGCGGTTCAACGAGATGAAGCAGAACGGCGGGGCGCCGCCGTTCGGGTTCAATCCCGAGAAGGGCACACGCCCGCCCACCCGCATCGAGGGGAAGGGTGACCCGTTCGAGTTCGACAAGGGCGATGGGACGGGGAAAGCAGTCCCCGACAGGGGCGACCCACGGCCGGTACCCCCGCCCAAGCTGGTACCGCCCACGCTGGACAAGAACGGCGAACGCCTCGTGCCGCCACCCCAAGTGTTTCCGCCCGAGCCGCGCCCCGGTCTGAAAGACCCGGGCGTCGAGATACCGCCGTGGGACCAGCCGGCGAGTCCCCAGGACAAGGCCCGGCAGGCCGCCGCGGCAATGTGGGAGAAGGGCATCGGGCCGCTCGACGAAACGCCCGCCGTCAAGAAGGCGCTGTTCGACATCGTCGACGGAACCGGTGACCTGAAGGACCCCGACGGCAACGGCCTGTGGGACTCCCTCTCGAAGGACCTCGGCGACGGGAAGGGATTCGGCGACCTGTTCAACGGCCTCGACGGCGGCGGCGACTGGGACCTGGGCGGCGGCGCCGACTGGTCGTTCCCGAAGATGAACTGGAACTTCAACTGGGGGAGCAGCCGCCCGCCGGACATCGGTTCCGCCGGCCCCGCGCGGGAGAGTTGGTTCTCGCGCTGGCGGAAGAGTTCGTCGTCCTCGTCGTCGAGTTCATCGCCCGGGTCGTCGTGGTTCAGCGGGTGGAAGGCGCCACGCTGGAACATCGGCATCCCGGCGTTGAACGGGACGTGGTGGCCGGTCCTTTTCCTGATACTGGCGCTCGTGGGCGGCGTCTTCTTGTGGCGGTTGATCGCGAAGTACCGGCGGCCGGACGTGAACGAAATCGACCCGTACGCCCTCGGCCCGTGGCCGGTGGACCCACACCACCTCCGCAGCCGGGCCGACGTGGTGGTGGCGTTCGAGCACCTGAGCGTGCTCCTGTGCGGCGAGGTAGCCAAGACCTGGACGCACACCACAATCGCCGGTGCACTGTCGGAGATGGCCATGGCCGAGCCGGCGCGGGCGATGATGCTGGCGCGGCTCTACGAGCTCGCCCGCTACACACCGATCGACGAGCCGCTGACGACCGCGGAGTTGGCCGAGGCCCGTAGGCTGGTGTGTCGCCTGGCGGGGTTCACGGACGACTGACGACACTGCTATGGTCCTTCGTCCAGCGGACTCAACGCATCCACGGAACCCCTCCCCCTCTCCCGTGGACACAATGTCCTCGCACCGAGTGACGACCGCCGCATGACGACGCCCCGCCTCTTGCTAACGCTCGCCGTTGCGCTCGCCCCAGCGACTGCGTGGGGGCAGCCACTCCCCCCAGGCTTTGGCGCGCCGCACCCCGCGCGGACCATCAGCCGCTTGGGTACTCACGTGTTCCGCTGGCTGGTCGACCGCGGCGGGTTGAAGCCGATGACAGACAGCGAGTTGGTTTTAGTAACCAGGCAGCAGCAGTATTCCGACACCGTCGTGATCGTATTCGGGTCGTGGAACTCCAACGCCGGTTGGCAGCCGCAGCCGGGAGGCCAGCCGATCTCGACGTGGGTCTCGAACGCGAGCCAGTTCGGCGGCGCGGTTTTGGTGGCGAACGACACGTTCCAAAGTGTTTCATTCGGCGGTCGGCAACCTGTACAGTTCAGCGGCCAGCGCGTCATCACCCCCCAACCCGGTGTCGGCGAGTGGCTCGTGTTGAACCGCAACGAGATTGAGCAGTTCGCGGTGCCAGCCGTGCGGCCACCCGGCGCGGCCGGCCCGGAGTGGGAGCTCCTAGGCGGCGACCGGCCGCTCCCACGCGTCGTAACCGAACTCCCTGGTACGTTGTCGAACCTCAAAGGTAGCGGCCTCACGCCGCTCGCCGGGTTCCCGTGGAACGCCCAGTTCCGCAACACCCGCGCGCTCGTGTCCGGTACGTCCGACGCGTTCATCGCCGGCGCCAGTCGACACCCCCAGACCGGTCGGCCGTGTCGACTCATCGCAGTCGCCGACCACGCCGTGTACCTCAACGGCCAGCTGTTGGCCGCGGAGGGCGGCGTCGCCACCGACAACCTGGAATTCGCCGATCGGACGGTGAAGTTCCTGACCGGTGGGAACGGGGACGAGAAGCGGACGAAGTGCCTACTGGTCGTCGACGGGGTAGTCGTCCGCGACTACGGCGAGTTGAACCAACTCCTCCGCCCGCCGCCCCCCCCGCTACCCAAGCCCGACTGGGAGAAGCTGCAGCCAAAGCTCGTGGACCTGGGCAACCAACTCATCGACAAGTTCCAGGAGAACGACTTCCTCAACCGCGCGGTCGTCGGCAAGAACCCGGACGAGCCGCGCAGCCAGCTCCGCACGCTACTGGGGCTCTTGCTGACCGCGGCGTGTCTCTGGGCAGCGATGTCGCTGGTGCGTAGAGTGTTGGGGGCGCGAGAGCCGACCGACCTGAACGCCGCCCCGCCGGGCGGCCGCCCGCCGCCGCCGCCCGGCGGGGCCGCGGGCGTGTTCGGCCGCCGTAGCAAGGAGCTGGCAACCCGCGACAACCTGCTGGAGCCGGCCCGCGCCGCGTGCCGCGACTTCTTCGACACCGTCGGCCGCCCGCCCGAGCCGGGGCCGCGCCTGCCGAAGGTCGTCATTACCGACGTGGTGAGGAAGCCGGAGACGCTGCGGCAGGCGCTCCGCGACCTGTGGGCCGTGGCCTTCGGCCGGCCGGCACCGGTGACGGCCGTGCGGTGGGCGGCGCTGGAGCCGCTGCTGGCGCGGGCCCTGGCGGCCCACCGCGAGAAGAAGTGGCGGTTCGTTGAGGCCGAGGCGTGGCCGGACGTTTCGACGCGATCGAGGGGCGAGGCATGAGCGCGGTCCCGTCCGTGAACACCGAGGCGCACTCGGCGTCGCTTCCGGCCCGCGAGCTTGCCCAGCAGGCGAGCGAGATATCCCGCAAGGTCACCGCCGAGGTCGCCCGCGTCGTGGTCGGCGCGGAGGACGTGACGCGGCAACTCCTCATCGCCCTCATGGCCGGCGGCCACGTCCTCCTCGAAGGCGTACCCGGCGTCGCCAAAACGACGCTCTCCAAAGTCTTCGCCCGGCTCCTCGGCTGCCAGTTCAACCGCGTCCAATTCACGCCCGACTTGCTCCCGTCGGACGTGACCGGCACAAGCATTTACGACCGTAACAAGAACGACTTCGTGCTGCGCCACGGGCCGATCTTCACCCAGGTGCTACTGGCCGACGAGATCAACCGCGCCCCGGCCAAGACGCAGGCGGCGCTGCTTGAGGCGATGCAGGAGTATCAGGTGACGGTGGACGGGCAGACGATCCCACTACCGCGGCCGTTCCTGGTGATGGCGACACAGAACCCCGTAGAGCAGGAGGGCGTGTACCGCCTCCCCGAGGCCCA carries:
- a CDS encoding DUF3185 domain-containing protein, whose product is MRALSIIGILLIVMGVVALAVGGFTFFTTERVVDAGPLQIDVQKPHTIILNPIVGVVAAVAGVALVLADRRATA
- a CDS encoding fatty acid desaturase family protein, producing MSLADAPPKSLNDTALKAALQDLRRTDNLTNWFYLARSYFYLAVVLGGAVWFFESREALGLHWLLNVPVALLAIVLVGAGQHQLTGLAHEGSHHILFRGRYLNDLATDLLTMFPLFSSIYHYRLQHLAHHQFVNDPERDPDVSQLKTSGHWLDFPVERPEAIRALLRQLWPFRLIRFMRVRARYNATGADSNPYLFKGKKPSKGAVRVGVVYLLALVGTLAGLFFLADEPWLLLAVPSAMWAVVSVVFLKLPNDKYHQSRLHPVIHARYTSILRVGFITAVFAGLTFAQKVTGSPYVGYYALLWLVPLFTSFAFFMILRQIVQHGNGGRGWLTNTRTFLVAPAIRFAVFPMGQDYHLPHHLYATIPHYRLRKLHDLLMGYPEYRDEAVVVEGYFRPPHTPQTRPTVLDVLGPGYNGAGKAVYIDNTVMDGDTFEEQEQLRAEAEGLRDAADSTAERFGG
- a CDS encoding SDR family NAD(P)-dependent oxidoreductase, which codes for MTRDLTGKRVILTGASGGIGRATAAALAVAGCRVALASRSRDTLDALVRELPAAEYVVVPTDITNADDRRRLVETAVTAFGGLDILVNNAGIGSWGHFATSTEDIARRVMETNFFGPVELTRVALPHLENGVQPCVVNVTSMCGRKGMPAWPEYSASKFALVGMSEAWRGEFARFGVDTLTVVPGMTDSGFDKNWIRVDGKADLRFTDGLKPEEVAAGIVAAIRANKTETVLGSEARRLLRFNRYFPRLTNWLIARKVKKLYAAGTPS
- a CDS encoding O-antigen ligase family protein, which translates into the protein MRWLLIGYMFLFIDRPFEVWPWLGDLHVERVYMLFTLAVWAAYPGKRWLPNAQHAAYALFASGVVTAWALSPWADKGLPTVEDWFKIVVFYVLLVTTVHDEKGLKHIAVGFLMVMGLYLLHSFREYLGGRHTYRMGIARMVGVDTTLGDPNSFGASIIYALPIVAAAWQSNLGGRLGKFTIAGYVGLSSMCILLTGSRGSLLGLCVWFAVIVWGTRYRARAALALVVAAPLAFVALPDSLQNRFETIINPEVGPANARESGQGRIEGFFTGLNLWANSPLSGVGPGVWRAATGSKIESHNLYGQLVGETGTAGLIGFVAVVVCFWLNLRAVKRMKASLPPEQHNDLIFTLPRAVGVALFLLLLMGAVGHNLFRFTWLWFGGFLIIARHCAARRVAAYLAEGVSEAEAEPVAEGWVVHPAHAS
- a CDS encoding AAA family ATPase; protein product: MSAVPSVNTEAHSASLPARELAQQASEISRKVTAEVARVVVGAEDVTRQLLIALMAGGHVLLEGVPGVAKTTLSKVFARLLGCQFNRVQFTPDLLPSDVTGTSIYDRNKNDFVLRHGPIFTQVLLADEINRAPAKTQAALLEAMQEYQVTVDGQTIPLPRPFLVMATQNPVEQEGVYRLPEAQLDRFLLRVEMGYPGFHHEVNLLKLHSKPSVDVQQLFDPDLILSLQSKLPHVYGNETLYPYIVQLAEESRKHPDVSLGASPRAALNLLRCARARAVLEGRHYFTHEDVQAVAYGVLGHRLILRPEAEIEGTAVADVVRDIMAAVPVLEKE